A section of the Thermus antranikianii DSM 12462 genome encodes:
- a CDS encoding DUF4870 domain-containing protein: MEQPTPLTDADRTWAAVVHLAPLVGYFILIGQILLPLAILLWGPKSAFVQAHAKESLNGQISYTLYGLALLLLAVTVVGLVVAVPLAFALVVLVLWNMIQGALAAGRGGTYAYVLILRLVP; encoded by the coding sequence ATGGAACAACCCACCCCTTTGACGGATGCAGACCGGACCTGGGCGGCGGTGGTTCACCTGGCTCCCCTGGTGGGGTACTTCATCCTTATAGGCCAGATCCTTCTGCCCTTGGCCATCCTGCTTTGGGGTCCGAAAAGCGCCTTCGTCCAGGCCCACGCCAAGGAGTCCCTAAACGGCCAGATCAGCTACACCCTCTATGGCTTGGCCCTCCTTCTGCTGGCGGTGACCGTGGTGGGGTTGGTGGTAGCGGTTCCCCTGGCGTTTGCCCTGGTGGTCCTGGTCCTTTGGAACATGATCCAGGGAGCCCTGGCAGCCGGCAGGGGAGGGACCTATGCCTATGTCCTTATCCTGCGCCTGGTGCCCTAG
- the der gene encoding ribosome biogenesis GTPase Der — MHKVVIVGRPNVGKSSLFNRLLGKRSAVVADVPGVTRDLKEGVVESEKGRFLLVDTGGLWSGDRWEKKIQEKVDQALEDAEVVLFAVDGRSELTQADYEVAEYLRKKGKPVILVATKVDDPKHEHYLGPLYALGFGDPIPTSSEHARGLGELLEAIWEKLPVRHIESEPEVAGIRLAIVGRPNAGKSSLLNAILGEERVIVSEEPGTTRDAIDVRFTFRGQPFILVDTAGIRKRPETLVEELAIRRSLKAIEEADVVLLVIDPFQVGDRELKLANHAMEKGKPVLLVITKWDLVRKEEAPKVRRELKEKLAHLEHLPRVYTSAFTKQNLDKIFSEAVRLFELNHTRIPTAELNRWVSVWTTKVQLPNFKGKPLKIFYATQPEVAPPTFVFFVNYPEFVTRAFENYLKNRIGEDLGLKEVPFRLVFRGRREES; from the coding sequence ATGCATAAGGTAGTCATCGTAGGCCGACCCAACGTGGGCAAGTCCAGCCTCTTCAACCGCCTCCTGGGCAAAAGGAGTGCGGTGGTGGCCGATGTTCCCGGGGTTACCCGCGACCTCAAGGAGGGGGTGGTGGAAAGCGAGAAGGGCCGCTTCCTCCTGGTGGACACCGGGGGGCTTTGGTCGGGGGACCGCTGGGAAAAGAAGATCCAGGAGAAAGTGGACCAGGCGTTGGAGGACGCCGAAGTGGTCCTCTTTGCCGTGGACGGCCGCTCAGAGCTCACCCAGGCGGACTATGAGGTGGCGGAATACCTGCGGAAGAAGGGGAAGCCCGTGATCCTGGTGGCCACTAAGGTGGACGACCCCAAGCACGAGCACTACCTGGGCCCCCTCTACGCCCTGGGCTTCGGCGATCCCATCCCCACCTCCAGCGAACACGCAAGAGGCCTAGGCGAACTCCTCGAGGCCATTTGGGAAAAGCTTCCCGTTCGGCACATCGAGTCGGAACCCGAGGTGGCGGGTATCAGGCTCGCCATTGTAGGCCGGCCCAATGCCGGAAAGAGCAGTCTCCTGAACGCCATCCTGGGGGAGGAGCGGGTCATTGTGTCGGAGGAGCCCGGCACCACCCGGGACGCCATCGACGTGCGCTTCACCTTCCGCGGCCAGCCCTTCATCCTGGTGGACACCGCCGGCATCCGCAAGCGCCCGGAAACCCTGGTGGAGGAGCTGGCCATTCGGCGGAGCCTTAAGGCTATAGAGGAAGCCGACGTGGTTCTTCTGGTCATAGACCCGTTCCAGGTAGGTGACCGAGAGCTCAAGCTGGCGAACCACGCCATGGAAAAGGGCAAGCCCGTGCTCCTGGTCATCACCAAGTGGGACCTGGTGAGGAAGGAGGAAGCCCCCAAGGTGCGCCGGGAGCTCAAGGAAAAGCTTGCGCATCTGGAGCATCTTCCCCGGGTGTACACCTCGGCTTTTACCAAGCAGAACCTGGATAAGATCTTCAGCGAGGCGGTGCGCCTATTTGAGCTCAACCACACCCGCATCCCCACCGCCGAGCTCAACCGCTGGGTTTCCGTCTGGACGACGAAGGTGCAGCTTCCCAACTTCAAGGGCAAACCCCTGAAGATCTTCTACGCCACCCAGCCCGAGGTGGCCCCGCCCACCTTCGTCTTCTTCGTAAACTACCCGGAGTTCGTGACCCGCGCCTTTGAAAACTACCTAAAAAACCGTATCGGCGAGGACTTGGGACTTAAGGAAGTACCCTTCCGCCTGGTCTTCCGCGGGCGTCGGGAAGAAAGCTAG
- the rsmF gene encoding 16S rRNA (cytosine(1407)-C(5))-methyltransferase RsmF: MLPKAFLSRMAELLGEEFSLFLRSLTEGERSYGLRVNTLKITPEDFARIAPWPLRPIPWCPEGFYYPKEARPGPHPFFYAGLYYIQEPSAQAVGVLLEPQPGERVLDLAAAPGGKTTHLLARMGGRGLLLANEVDGKRIRGLLENVERWGSRLAVVQAPPRSLAEAFGPYFHRVLLDAPCSGEGMFRKDPEAIRHWGPGAPRRASEVQKGLLSQAARLLGPGGVLVYSTCTFAPEENEGVVAHFLREHPEFHLEDARYHPLFAPGVPEWGDGNPELRKTARLWPHRLEGEGHFLARFRKEGGSWGTPPKERIPPLSQEARKALANFLGEAGLDLEGPIWERSGHLYLVPEELPSLAGLKAPAPGLYLGLVQKGRFRPAKALALAFGATLPWPRLPRVAFPPEDPRALALATGAGVAWEGEDLPLALLVLRTEVGEFPLDFGKAKAGVLRPVGVGL; encoded by the coding sequence GTGTTGCCCAAGGCCTTCCTCTCCCGCATGGCGGAGCTTTTGGGGGAGGAGTTTTCCCTTTTCCTCAGGTCCCTTACGGAAGGGGAAAGGAGCTATGGCCTTAGGGTGAACACCCTGAAGATAACGCCGGAAGACTTTGCAAGGATCGCCCCCTGGCCCTTGAGGCCCATCCCGTGGTGCCCGGAAGGGTTCTACTACCCAAAGGAGGCCCGGCCGGGGCCCCACCCCTTCTTCTACGCCGGGCTTTACTACATCCAGGAGCCAAGCGCCCAGGCGGTGGGGGTGCTATTGGAGCCTCAACCTGGAGAGCGGGTTTTGGACCTGGCGGCGGCCCCCGGGGGGAAGACCACCCACCTCCTGGCCCGCATGGGGGGAAGGGGCCTTCTTTTAGCCAACGAGGTGGACGGTAAGAGGATCCGGGGCCTTTTGGAAAACGTGGAGCGCTGGGGGAGTAGGCTTGCCGTGGTGCAGGCCCCGCCCCGATCCCTTGCGGAGGCCTTTGGCCCGTACTTTCACCGGGTTCTCCTGGACGCTCCCTGCTCCGGGGAGGGAATGTTCCGCAAGGACCCCGAGGCCATCCGCCACTGGGGTCCTGGGGCCCCCAGGCGGGCTTCCGAGGTGCAAAAGGGGCTTCTCTCCCAGGCGGCAAGGCTTTTGGGGCCGGGAGGGGTTTTGGTCTACTCCACCTGTACCTTCGCCCCGGAGGAGAACGAGGGGGTGGTGGCCCACTTCCTAAGGGAGCATCCGGAGTTCCACCTGGAGGATGCCCGCTACCATCCCCTGTTTGCTCCTGGGGTGCCGGAGTGGGGGGACGGAAACCCCGAGCTCAGGAAGACCGCCCGCCTCTGGCCTCACCGCCTCGAGGGGGAGGGGCACTTCCTGGCCCGCTTCCGCAAGGAGGGGGGTAGCTGGGGCACGCCACCAAAGGAACGCATTCCCCCCTTGAGCCAGGAGGCCCGGAAGGCCCTTGCGAACTTTCTGGGGGAAGCGGGCTTGGACCTGGAAGGCCCCATCTGGGAGCGCTCAGGCCACCTTTACCTGGTTCCGGAGGAGCTTCCCTCCCTGGCTGGCCTTAAGGCCCCAGCCCCCGGGCTTTACCTGGGTCTGGTGCAGAAGGGACGCTTCCGCCCGGCCAAGGCCCTCGCCCTGGCCTTCGGGGCTACCCTTCCCTGGCCCCGTCTTCCCCGGGTGGCCTTCCCCCCGGAAGACCCCCGGGCCTTGGCCCTGGCCACGGGGGCGGGCGTGGCGTGGGAAGGGGAGGACCTTCCGCTAGCCCTTCTGGTCCTAAGGACGGAGGTAGGGGAGTTTCCCTTGGATTTCGGCAAGGCCAAGGCCGGGGTACTCCGGCCTGTGGGGGTGGGGCTTTAG
- the acpS gene encoding holo-ACP synthase, whose product MIQAIGTDLVEIDRVRKLLKKHGGKALKRLFTEEELTYALRHQDPAPSLAARIAAKEAFQKCWPESLSWKEVWVGMEGRKPVLRFAPKVRARLEAEGLFAHLSLSHEKGHALAVVVLEARAPGAG is encoded by the coding sequence ATGATTCAAGCCATCGGTACCGACTTGGTGGAAATCGACCGGGTGCGAAAGCTCCTCAAAAAGCACGGGGGAAAAGCCCTAAAAAGGCTTTTCACCGAGGAGGAGCTAACCTACGCCCTCCGCCACCAGGACCCTGCCCCAAGCCTTGCCGCCCGGATCGCCGCCAAGGAAGCCTTTCAGAAGTGCTGGCCCGAAAGCCTTTCCTGGAAGGAAGTCTGGGTGGGGATGGAGGGGAGGAAACCGGTCTTGCGCTTTGCCCCAAAGGTGAGGGCCCGCCTCGAGGCGGAAGGCCTTTTCGCCCACCTCTCCTTAAGCCACGAGAAAGGCCACGCCCTGGCGGTGGTGGTCCTGGAAGCTAGGGCACCAGGCGCAGGATAA
- a CDS encoding shikimate kinase, producing the protein MTRLEIPRPATFISLTGFMGVGKSRIGRELARTLMLHFIDLDRYIERRTGLSIPDIFRHLGEEAFRQMEREAVQELLGKEYLVLSLGGGTFVDPENRRKLLARGPVVALWASPETILERATRKPGERPLLQVENPLERIRTLLEARTPIYREAHVHVSTDNRKVEEVVEEIVEKLWSYAKAHRP; encoded by the coding sequence ATGACCCGCCTGGAGATTCCCCGCCCCGCCACCTTCATCAGCCTCACCGGTTTCATGGGGGTGGGGAAAAGCCGCATCGGTAGGGAGCTGGCCCGCACCCTCATGCTCCACTTCATCGACCTGGACCGCTACATAGAAAGGCGCACGGGGTTATCCATCCCCGATATCTTCCGCCACCTGGGGGAGGAAGCCTTCCGGCAGATGGAGCGGGAGGCGGTGCAAGAGCTTCTCGGCAAGGAGTACCTGGTTCTCTCCTTGGGCGGGGGTACCTTCGTGGATCCGGAAAACCGCAGGAAGCTTCTGGCCAGGGGCCCGGTGGTGGCCCTCTGGGCCAGCCCGGAAACCATTCTGGAACGAGCCACCCGCAAGCCCGGGGAAAGGCCCCTTTTGCAGGTGGAAAATCCCCTGGAGAGGATAAGGACCCTCCTCGAGGCCCGCACCCCCATCTACCGGGAGGCCCACGTGCACGTTTCCACCGACAACCGGAAGGTGGAGGAGGTGGTGGAGGAGATCGTGGAGAAGCTTTGGAGCTATGCGAAGGCTCATCGTCCGTAA
- a CDS encoding bifunctional ADP-dependent NAD(P)H-hydrate dehydratase/NAD(P)H-hydrate epimerase, which translates to MRLFTPEAMREADQKAVEMGYPSLLLMEWAGMKAARVYQELFGHRPAVVLAGKGNNGGDGLVLARHLHLAGVPVRVFAAEGQGGDALLARRALEAHGLEIRPLEEAIWNREEVLVDALFGTGLKGPLESFHAGLVERMNASGLPILALDLPSGLPFTPHAQATATVAFAAFKTPHLLHREACGRLFLADIGLPKVLLEREDLPEIATPEGLLPLLPKRPLTAHKGSVGRVGVLGGYRGEGLRYAGAPVLSALGAYRMGAGLVHLVAPEGSPLEPLEAVFHPVQVPALPSMRVEALAVGMGGGPWGREWALKALEARLPTVLDADALHLEVLEAYRKAGVPTVLTPHAGEAGRLLGMSPEEVAKDPLRAAQTLAERTGLTVVLKGNPTVVAQGSRLSVNPTGNPALATGGTGDVLSGVIAALLAAGLSPFDAARLGVYLHGLAGDLLAQERDVGLLAREVAEALPKARRALSESSIPPWRTV; encoded by the coding sequence CTGCGGCTCTTCACCCCCGAGGCCATGCGGGAAGCCGATCAGAAGGCGGTGGAAATGGGCTACCCCTCCCTTCTCCTGATGGAGTGGGCGGGGATGAAGGCAGCACGGGTCTACCAGGAGCTTTTCGGCCACCGCCCCGCCGTGGTTCTCGCCGGCAAGGGGAATAACGGCGGGGACGGATTGGTCTTGGCCCGGCACCTCCACCTGGCCGGGGTGCCGGTACGGGTCTTTGCCGCCGAAGGCCAGGGCGGGGATGCCCTTTTGGCCCGAAGGGCCCTCGAGGCCCACGGCCTGGAGATCCGCCCCCTCGAGGAAGCCATCTGGAACCGGGAGGAAGTGCTGGTGGATGCCCTCTTCGGCACCGGGTTGAAAGGCCCCTTAGAGAGTTTCCATGCGGGTTTGGTGGAACGGATGAACGCCTCCGGGCTTCCCATTTTGGCCCTGGACCTGCCCTCGGGGCTTCCCTTTACCCCCCATGCGCAGGCCACAGCCACCGTGGCCTTCGCCGCCTTCAAAACACCCCATCTCCTTCATCGGGAAGCCTGCGGGAGGCTCTTCCTGGCGGACATCGGCCTGCCCAAAGTTCTCTTGGAACGGGAGGATCTTCCCGAGATCGCCACGCCGGAAGGGCTTCTCCCCCTCCTGCCCAAGCGGCCCCTCACGGCCCACAAGGGAAGCGTGGGCCGGGTGGGGGTCTTGGGAGGCTATCGGGGGGAGGGGCTTCGCTACGCCGGGGCCCCGGTGCTTTCCGCCCTGGGAGCCTACCGCATGGGGGCGGGGTTGGTGCACCTGGTGGCTCCCGAAGGCTCTCCCTTGGAGCCCCTCGAGGCAGTCTTCCACCCCGTCCAAGTTCCTGCCTTGCCGTCCATGCGGGTAGAAGCCTTGGCGGTGGGGATGGGAGGAGGGCCTTGGGGCCGGGAATGGGCCCTAAAAGCCCTGGAAGCCCGGCTGCCCACGGTACTGGACGCCGACGCCCTCCACCTGGAGGTCCTCGAGGCCTACCGCAAGGCGGGTGTACCCACCGTCCTCACTCCCCATGCGGGAGAAGCAGGAAGGCTTTTGGGGATGTCCCCAGAAGAGGTTGCCAAGGATCCCCTGCGGGCCGCCCAGACCCTGGCGGAACGCACGGGGCTCACCGTGGTCCTCAAAGGGAACCCCACCGTGGTGGCCCAGGGAAGCCGCCTTTCCGTGAACCCCACCGGCAACCCCGCCCTGGCCACCGGAGGAACGGGGGATGTGCTCTCCGGGGTCATCGCTGCCCTTTTGGCGGCGGGCCTTTCCCCCTTTGACGCCGCCCGGCTCGGGGTCTACCTCCACGGTCTGGCAGGGGACCTTTTGGCCCAGGAAAGAGACGTGGGCCTCCTGGCCCGGGAGGTAGCGGAGGCCCTGCCCAAGGCGCGGAGGGCACTTTCCGAAAGCTCCATCCCCCCGTGGCGCACGGTCTAA
- the thrB gene encoding homoserine kinase: protein MKSFPRLYVPATLANLGSGFDALGVALDLYLEVEAEPAREDTFLYQGEGQVEGKDNLIHQGYRAGMRALGLHPEPLLIRAFNPIPLARGLGSSSAALVAGVALANQYSGGKLGREGVFRLAASLEGHPDNVAPAVYGGFVAALADPPLAIPLPRPQGVYFVLAIPPYEVPTPLARAALPETVPLKDAVFNLARSALWPAALYSGRLEALREACRDRLHQPHRAHLMPGMLEAIEAALEAGALAAFVGGAGPTVAALAREDELEEVAKALEGYRGEGRTLILGIGEGYFWKET from the coding sequence ATGAAATCCTTTCCGCGCCTCTACGTCCCTGCCACCCTGGCCAACCTGGGCTCGGGGTTTGACGCCCTAGGGGTGGCCTTGGACCTCTACCTGGAGGTGGAGGCCGAGCCTGCCCGGGAGGACACCTTTCTCTACCAAGGGGAGGGCCAGGTGGAGGGCAAGGACAACCTGATCCACCAGGGTTACCGGGCAGGGATGCGGGCTTTAGGCCTGCATCCTGAACCCCTCCTCATTCGGGCCTTCAACCCCATCCCCCTGGCTCGAGGTCTGGGAAGCTCCTCCGCCGCCTTGGTGGCTGGGGTGGCCTTGGCAAACCAGTACTCCGGGGGAAAGCTGGGACGGGAGGGGGTTTTCCGGCTAGCCGCCAGCTTGGAAGGCCATCCAGACAATGTGGCTCCGGCGGTTTACGGGGGGTTCGTGGCCGCCTTGGCCGATCCCCCCCTGGCCATCCCTCTCCCCAGGCCCCAGGGGGTCTACTTTGTCCTGGCCATACCCCCCTATGAAGTGCCCACCCCCTTGGCCCGGGCGGCCTTGCCCGAGACGGTTCCCTTAAAGGACGCGGTGTTCAACCTGGCCCGCAGTGCCCTTTGGCCTGCCGCCCTCTACTCAGGAAGGCTCGAGGCCCTACGGGAAGCCTGCCGGGATCGCCTCCACCAGCCCCACCGCGCCCACTTGATGCCGGGGATGCTGGAGGCCATAGAAGCTGCCCTGGAGGCTGGAGCCCTGGCTGCCTTTGTGGGGGGAGCGGGTCCCACCGTGGCCGCCTTGGCCCGGGAGGATGAGCTGGAGGAGGTAGCAAAGGCCTTGGAGGGCTACCGGGGCGAGGGGCGTACCCTAATCTTGGGTATAGGGGAGGGATACTTCTGGAAGGAAACCTGA
- a CDS encoding 3-dehydroquinate synthase: protein MRRLIVRKPVSYPILIGEGVLEEVRTPEGPSALLYDRRVEGFALKLAERLGVQHQLGLEGGEGAKTLAVYGQVLSFLAEKGLPRNTTLLVVGGGTLTDLGGFVAATYLRGIPYLSFPTTTLSVVDASVGGKTGINLPEGKNLVGAFHFPQGVYAELEALKTLPPFTFKEGLVEAFKHGIISGEEGLLEVEDLTPESPRLEAYLAQAVAVKVRITEQDPTEKGERRLLNLGHTLGHALEAYTHHALPHGAAVAYGLLYAALLGKLLGGEDLTPLVLRLLRWLSPPPLPRVSWEDLLPYLLRDKKKVSQSLHWVVPLDLGNLTVKPLPEATLREAFGLWREVLEGLASFDQKC from the coding sequence ATGCGAAGGCTCATCGTCCGTAAACCCGTTTCCTACCCCATACTGATTGGGGAAGGCGTGCTCGAGGAGGTCCGGACCCCCGAAGGTCCTTCGGCCCTTCTTTACGACCGGCGGGTGGAAGGCTTTGCCCTGAAGCTGGCAGAACGCCTCGGGGTCCAACACCAGCTAGGTCTGGAAGGGGGCGAGGGAGCCAAGACCCTGGCCGTCTACGGCCAAGTCCTCTCCTTCCTGGCGGAGAAGGGCCTACCCCGGAACACCACCTTGCTGGTGGTGGGGGGAGGGACCCTCACCGACCTGGGGGGGTTTGTGGCCGCCACCTACCTCCGGGGAATCCCCTACCTCTCCTTCCCCACCACCACCCTAAGCGTGGTGGACGCCAGCGTGGGGGGTAAGACCGGCATCAACCTCCCTGAGGGGAAAAACCTGGTGGGAGCCTTCCACTTTCCCCAAGGAGTGTATGCGGAGCTCGAGGCCCTCAAAACCCTCCCCCCCTTCACCTTCAAAGAGGGTCTGGTGGAAGCCTTCAAGCACGGGATCATCTCCGGGGAGGAAGGGCTTTTAGAGGTGGAGGACCTCACGCCGGAAAGCCCCCGCCTCGAGGCCTATCTGGCCCAGGCGGTGGCGGTGAAGGTGAGGATCACCGAGCAGGACCCCACGGAAAAGGGGGAAAGGAGGCTATTAAACCTGGGCCACACCCTGGGGCACGCCCTGGAGGCCTACACCCACCACGCCCTGCCCCACGGAGCAGCGGTGGCCTACGGCCTCCTCTACGCTGCCCTTCTCGGCAAACTCCTGGGAGGGGAGGACCTCACCCCCCTGGTCCTCCGCCTCCTGAGGTGGCTTTCTCCCCCTCCCCTCCCCCGGGTTTCCTGGGAGGACCTCCTTCCCTACCTCCTCAGGGACAAAAAGAAGGTTTCCCAAAGCCTCCACTGGGTGGTGCCCCTGGACCTGGGAAACCTCACGGTGAAGCCCCTTCCGGAAGCAACCCTAAGGGAGGCCTTCGGCCTTTGGCGGGAGGTCCTCGAGGGGCTTGCTTCTTTTGACCAGAAATGTTAG
- a CDS encoding type II toxin-antitoxin system Phd/YefM family antitoxin gives MRRVSVHEAKAKLSELLEAARRGEEIVITRYGRPLARLSPWEEGVRLGTLRRLGPVDWEAFHAPLPEEELTAWEG, from the coding sequence ATGCGCAGGGTAAGTGTACATGAGGCTAAGGCCAAGCTCTCCGAACTCCTCGAGGCGGCACGCCGGGGGGAAGAGATCGTCATCACCCGTTACGGCCGCCCCTTGGCCCGCCTGAGCCCCTGGGAGGAAGGGGTACGACTAGGCACCTTGCGGCGTCTGGGCCCTGTGGATTGGGAAGCCTTCCACGCCCCCTTGCCAGAGGAGGAGCTCACGGCATGGGAGGGCTGA
- a CDS encoding type II toxin-antitoxin system VapC family toxin — protein sequence MGGLRLLLDTHTLLYALIEPERLSPHARSLLEDPQNTRLVSAASLWEIAIKSRLGRFPQGEAVLSAYPGWLEPLKAQELPIKGPHALLAPSLPGNHRDPFDRMLVAQSLLERALLVSHDEALKSLGAAIVW from the coding sequence ATGGGAGGGCTGAGGCTCCTCCTGGACACCCACACCCTCCTCTACGCTTTGATAGAACCAGAGCGCCTTTCCCCTCACGCCAGGAGCCTGCTGGAAGACCCGCAGAACACCCGCCTGGTAAGCGCGGCTTCCCTATGGGAAATAGCCATCAAATCCCGGCTAGGCCGGTTTCCCCAGGGCGAGGCCGTACTATCCGCCTATCCCGGTTGGCTGGAACCCCTGAAAGCCCAGGAGCTCCCCATAAAGGGCCCTCACGCCCTCCTAGCCCCTTCCCTACCCGGAAACCACCGGGACCCCTTTGACCGCATGCTGGTAGCCCAAAGCCTCTTGGAAAGGGCACTCCTTGTATCCCATGACGAAGCCCTGAAGAGCCTGGGGGCTGCCATCGTATGGTGA
- the aroC gene encoding chorismate synthase translates to MRFLTAGESHGPELLAIIEGLPAGIPLTEEDINPWLERRQKGYGRGRRMVIETDRVEFRAGVRAGRTTGAPVALAIKNADYRNWVEIMDPAPGNEPRKKALTAARPGHADLSGGIKYGHKDLRDVLERASARETAMRVAVGAVALKFLSLLGVEGTGYVPGMAGVWAQVPFSWDLVPRIEESPLRMTDPEAEAEVIRRIDQAKAEGDTLGGVIEARFRGLVPGLGSHVHWDRKLDGRLAQMALSIPAVKGMEIGPAFENAMKRGSEVHDPIYWSPEKGFYRTTNRAGGLEGGMTTGEELVLRAALKPIATLMKPLPTVDVVTHQPADAARERSDVTAVPAASVILCALSAIVLAQAYLEKFGGDTMEEIQERVERYKARVLTY, encoded by the coding sequence ATGAGGTTCCTGACCGCAGGCGAGTCCCATGGCCCTGAGCTTCTCGCCATCATTGAGGGCCTGCCCGCCGGCATCCCCCTCACCGAGGAGGACATCAACCCCTGGTTGGAACGGCGTCAGAAGGGCTATGGCCGGGGAAGGCGCATGGTTATAGAGACCGACCGGGTGGAGTTCCGCGCCGGCGTCAGGGCAGGGCGTACCACGGGAGCCCCGGTGGCCCTGGCCATCAAGAACGCCGACTACCGGAACTGGGTGGAGATCATGGACCCCGCTCCGGGGAACGAACCCCGAAAGAAGGCCCTCACCGCCGCCCGCCCTGGCCACGCCGACCTTTCTGGGGGCATCAAGTACGGCCACAAGGACCTAAGGGACGTGCTGGAAAGGGCCAGCGCCCGGGAGACCGCCATGCGGGTGGCGGTGGGAGCGGTGGCCTTGAAGTTCTTGAGCCTTCTTGGAGTTGAGGGAACAGGGTACGTGCCGGGTATGGCGGGGGTGTGGGCCCAGGTTCCCTTCTCCTGGGACCTGGTACCCCGCATAGAGGAAAGCCCCTTGCGCATGACCGATCCCGAGGCCGAGGCCGAGGTTATCCGCCGCATAGACCAGGCCAAGGCGGAAGGGGACACGCTAGGCGGGGTGATCGAGGCCCGCTTCCGCGGCCTGGTGCCGGGCCTGGGAAGCCACGTGCACTGGGACCGCAAGCTGGATGGCCGTCTAGCCCAGATGGCCCTTTCCATTCCCGCGGTGAAGGGGATGGAAATCGGCCCCGCCTTTGAAAACGCCATGAAGCGGGGCTCGGAGGTTCACGACCCCATCTACTGGAGCCCGGAGAAGGGGTTCTACCGCACCACCAACCGGGCGGGGGGCCTCGAGGGAGGCATGACCACGGGGGAGGAGCTGGTCCTAAGGGCCGCCCTGAAACCCATCGCCACCCTGATGAAACCCCTCCCCACCGTGGACGTGGTGACCCACCAGCCCGCGGATGCCGCCAGGGAGCGCTCCGACGTCACCGCCGTGCCCGCCGCCAGCGTGATCCTCTGCGCCCTATCCGCCATCGTCCTTGCCCAGGCTTACCTGGAGAAGTTCGGCGGGGACACCATGGAGGAGATACAGGAACGGGTGGAGCGGTACAAGGCTCGGGTCCTAACCTACTAA
- a CDS encoding SIR2 family NAD-dependent protein deacylase encodes MGLGEARSRLKEARRVAVLTGAGISKPSGIPTFRDAEGLWKEFNPLDYATPEAYARNPEKVWEWYAWRIARVREAKPNPAHLALVRLEEEVLGRGGAFLLVTQNVDGLHALAGSRNLVELHGNILRARCEACGHRFLLPDPFTPPPFCPLCGHRARPDVVWFGELLPEGAWEKAEKAFAEADVALVVGTSAEVEPAASLGRIAFTGGAYLIEVNPEPTPLTPLAHLSLRMGAVEGLQALGYGESGALPSASG; translated from the coding sequence ATGGGATTAGGGGAAGCCCGGTCAAGGCTGAAGGAAGCCAGGCGGGTGGCGGTCCTGACGGGGGCGGGCATTTCCAAGCCCTCGGGAATTCCCACCTTCCGCGATGCCGAGGGGCTTTGGAAGGAGTTCAACCCCCTGGACTACGCCACCCCGGAGGCGTATGCCAGGAACCCGGAAAAAGTCTGGGAATGGTATGCCTGGCGTATCGCCAGGGTGCGGGAAGCCAAGCCCAACCCCGCCCACCTGGCCCTGGTGCGGCTGGAAGAGGAGGTGCTTGGGCGAGGGGGGGCGTTCCTCCTGGTGACCCAGAACGTGGATGGCCTCCACGCCTTGGCGGGAAGCCGGAACCTGGTGGAGCTCCACGGCAACATCCTGCGGGCCCGCTGTGAGGCGTGCGGGCATCGGTTCTTGCTCCCCGACCCCTTCACCCCTCCACCCTTCTGCCCCCTGTGTGGACATAGGGCCCGGCCCGATGTGGTCTGGTTTGGGGAGCTTTTGCCCGAGGGAGCGTGGGAGAAGGCGGAAAAAGCCTTTGCCGAGGCGGATGTTGCCCTGGTGGTGGGCACCAGTGCTGAGGTGGAGCCTGCGGCTTCCTTGGGACGCATTGCCTTCACAGGCGGGGCTTATCTGATTGAGGTCAACCCCGAACCCACCCCCCTTACTCCCTTGGCCCACCTCTCCTTGCGCATGGGGGCGGTGGAGGGTTTACAGGCGCTGGGATATGGGGAAAGTGGAGCCCTTCCTTCGGCTTCTGGCTGA
- a CDS encoding lysophospholipid acyltransferase family protein, with translation MQKLAGLVLRSLGWRYHMPPPPGRKYVLIGAPHTSNWDFPVGLLALWALGIRARWLGKKELFRPPLGWLLRLLGGIPVDRSRRNNLVDSVAEVFRREEEMAILITPEGTRGKAPYWRSGFYYVALKAGVPVALGYVDFRKKEVGIGGYLWPSGNLKQDFEVIRAFYQDKVGLRPERQGPIRIREEVEEVA, from the coding sequence ATGCAGAAACTGGCAGGCCTGGTTTTGCGAAGCCTCGGGTGGCGGTACCATATGCCGCCTCCTCCCGGCCGGAAGTACGTCCTGATCGGTGCCCCCCACACCTCCAACTGGGATTTCCCGGTGGGCCTCCTGGCCCTATGGGCGTTGGGGATTCGGGCCCGGTGGTTGGGGAAGAAGGAGCTTTTCCGGCCCCCCTTGGGCTGGCTCTTAAGGTTGCTTGGGGGTATCCCCGTGGACCGCTCCCGCCGGAACAACCTGGTGGACAGCGTGGCAGAGGTTTTCCGGCGGGAGGAGGAGATGGCCATCCTCATCACCCCGGAGGGCACCCGGGGGAAGGCACCTTACTGGCGGAGCGGCTTTTACTACGTGGCCCTGAAGGCCGGGGTGCCCGTGGCCCTGGGCTACGTGGACTTCCGGAAGAAGGAGGTGGGGATCGGGGGCTACCTCTGGCCTTCCGGAAACCTCAAGCAGGATTTTGAGGTCATCCGGGCCTTTTACCAGGACAAGGTGGGTCTAAGACCCGAGAGGCAAGGCCCCATCCGCATCCGCGAGGAAGTGGAGGAGGTGGCCTAG